In Bacteroidota bacterium, the following are encoded in one genomic region:
- a CDS encoding MarR family transcriptional regulator produces the protein MADTDTHPLAGTFASPHHRLRVNLLYTATWLQDRIRAFLEPHDLTQPQFNILRILRGQHRTGAGTLSTSCLRKRMIDRASDTSRLVDRLVARGLVSKQPCTEDRRRVDVRITEAGLALLDEIDAGLAGLDAVTGALSDADAERLNALLDRLHGFVPETA, from the coding sequence ATGGCTGACACCGATACGCACCCGCTCGCCGGCACGTTTGCCAGCCCGCACCACCGGCTGCGCGTGAACTTGCTCTACACGGCGACGTGGCTCCAGGACCGCATCCGCGCGTTTCTGGAGCCGCACGACCTGACGCAGCCGCAGTTCAACATCCTCCGCATCCTGCGCGGCCAGCACCGTACGGGAGCAGGGACGCTCAGCACCTCGTGCCTCCGCAAGCGGATGATCGACCGGGCGAGCGACACCTCGCGGCTCGTTGACCGGCTCGTTGCGCGCGGGCTCGTCAGCAAGCAGCCGTGCACCGAGGACCGCCGCCGCGTCGACGTCCGCATCACCGAGGCGGGTCTCGCACTGCTCGACGAGATCGACGCCGGCCTCGCCGGCCTCGACGCGGTGACCGGTGCCCTTTCGGACGCCGACGCCGAGCGGCTCAACGCGCTCCTCGACCGGCTGCACGGCTTCGTCCCGGAGACCGCCTGA